One segment of Rhodopirellula baltica SH 1 DNA contains the following:
- a CDS encoding efflux RND transporter periplasmic adaptor subunit has product MKSWRLIVAALAGVCVAAISTEPATAQTSLRGESPLVAEYCQVRYIRKVDIPAEVEGKLVELPIEEGMTVAKDDLLALVDDTSARLALEFKKAEEKEAQLNAANEVNLKDARNNEELARAEAESFRELYEKGATPYYEMKKKVLEAIRALLRIDLAEMQKKIAEAQYIAKRSEREIAEFELDRRRITALFDGYIEMRIAQLGEWVQPGSPIATLVQLDRVRVGGDIDALASNGAVHAGAPVLVRVFNTADPDQNFEVRAPLGFVSSEVDGQKRYRIWVDVDNQKDSNGNWMIKPGMEAEIIFQ; this is encoded by the coding sequence ATGAAATCCTGGCGATTGATCGTTGCTGCATTGGCCGGCGTTTGCGTTGCCGCAATCAGCACTGAGCCTGCCACGGCACAAACTAGCCTGAGGGGTGAGTCCCCGTTGGTCGCGGAGTATTGCCAAGTTCGATACATCCGCAAGGTTGATATTCCCGCCGAGGTGGAAGGCAAATTGGTTGAGCTGCCCATCGAAGAGGGGATGACCGTCGCCAAAGATGATCTGCTTGCATTGGTGGATGACACCTCCGCTCGATTGGCACTCGAATTCAAAAAGGCCGAAGAGAAGGAAGCTCAGCTCAATGCGGCGAACGAAGTCAACTTGAAGGACGCTCGCAACAACGAAGAGTTGGCTCGAGCCGAAGCGGAATCGTTCCGTGAGCTCTACGAAAAGGGAGCTACGCCTTATTACGAGATGAAGAAGAAGGTGCTCGAAGCCATTCGTGCATTGCTTCGAATCGACTTGGCTGAGATGCAGAAGAAGATTGCCGAGGCACAGTACATCGCGAAGCGTAGTGAGCGAGAGATCGCCGAGTTCGAACTGGACCGTCGCCGCATCACCGCGTTGTTTGATGGATACATCGAAATGCGAATCGCACAGCTCGGCGAATGGGTGCAACCTGGTTCGCCAATCGCAACGCTGGTTCAGCTTGACCGAGTACGAGTTGGTGGCGACATCGACGCATTGGCGTCCAATGGCGCTGTCCATGCCGGTGCCCCGGTTCTGGTTCGTGTTTTCAATACCGCAGACCCCGATCAAAATTTTGAAGTGCGTGCTCCGCTGGGATTTGTCAGCAGTGAAGTCGATGGTCAAAAACGCTATCGCATTTGGGTCGACGTGGACAATCAAAAGGACAGCAACGGCAATTGGATGATCAAGCCAGGGATGGAAGCAGAAATCATTTTCCAATGA
- a CDS encoding hemolysin D has product MTTLAESLVSSSSRALTVRRRPDLTASRHHYQGQGYWVVKEPVGLQYFRFHDEEYFILNMLDGHVSLQQIKDGFEQRFAPQKITFGDLQQFIGMLHRSGLVISNSPGQGKSLRERGRKKKNKELMGKMSNVFAVRFRGIDPEKILNRMLPIFGWIFTVPALIFFAGLLLAASLLLATQYQTVYAKLPTFHQFFAADRWIILAATMAIVKVIHEFGHGLSCKKFGGECHEIGFMLLVFTPCLYCNVSDSWMLPNKWKRIWIGAGGIYVEMILASIAAFVWFFSEPGTTINDLCLNMMFLNVVSTILVNGNPLLRFDGYYIMMDYLEIPNLRQKSTEVLKRWFQTTCLGLELQDDPFLPTRNQFMFGMFTVASVIYRWVVVFSIVWFVMQVLEPYGLQALGRILAVIGFSGLVAQPVIQTWKFIRTPGRLSKVKRGPLLTSLAVLGVIIAAVCYIPLPHHIDAAFEIRPSRAGMVYAGVVGRVEETVPVGTLVSTGDTIALLKNPELEIRLADLHGERKLAQVQLANLKSRRLDDASAKIQIETQEEMLDSIEALLAKTQEELDRLTVRAKRDGFVLPPPEKKEQDPGDGRLPSWSGTPLQERNRGALLTADDLICEIGSPEAFEAVLIIDQGDRQLVRESQEVDLKLDSRRLETFHGSIEEISKKPLEAASASMSSQTGGSLQTEIDPKTGQIKPRSVSYQARVPIDGIEMPLRPGYRGAAKVHVDPMSLGSRLWRVIIKTFNFDF; this is encoded by the coding sequence ATGACCACTCTGGCTGAATCACTGGTAAGCAGTTCGTCACGTGCACTGACGGTGCGCCGGCGTCCTGACTTGACCGCCAGCCGCCACCACTACCAAGGACAAGGGTACTGGGTGGTCAAAGAGCCGGTGGGATTGCAGTACTTTCGTTTTCACGACGAAGAGTATTTCATCCTGAACATGCTGGATGGGCATGTCAGTTTGCAGCAAATCAAAGACGGTTTTGAGCAACGGTTCGCACCGCAAAAGATCACGTTTGGTGATTTGCAGCAGTTCATCGGAATGTTGCACCGCAGCGGTTTGGTGATCAGCAATTCGCCTGGTCAAGGAAAGTCGCTGCGAGAACGCGGGCGGAAGAAAAAGAACAAAGAGTTAATGGGGAAGATGTCCAACGTCTTCGCCGTCCGTTTTCGCGGGATCGATCCCGAGAAGATTCTCAATCGGATGTTACCGATCTTTGGATGGATCTTCACCGTTCCGGCGTTGATCTTCTTCGCTGGGTTGCTGTTGGCGGCGTCTTTGCTGCTGGCGACGCAGTACCAAACGGTTTACGCGAAACTACCGACGTTCCATCAGTTCTTTGCTGCGGATCGTTGGATTATCTTGGCCGCGACGATGGCGATCGTGAAAGTCATTCACGAATTTGGTCACGGTTTGAGTTGTAAAAAATTCGGTGGTGAGTGTCACGAAATCGGCTTCATGCTGTTGGTGTTCACACCGTGCTTGTACTGCAACGTGTCCGACTCGTGGATGTTGCCCAACAAGTGGAAACGCATTTGGATTGGTGCCGGCGGGATCTACGTCGAGATGATCCTTGCGTCGATTGCGGCGTTCGTTTGGTTCTTCAGCGAGCCGGGGACGACGATCAATGACTTGTGTTTGAACATGATGTTCTTGAACGTCGTCAGCACGATTTTGGTCAACGGGAATCCGTTGCTCCGATTCGACGGCTACTACATCATGATGGATTATTTGGAGATCCCTAACCTCCGTCAAAAGAGCACGGAAGTCCTCAAGCGTTGGTTCCAAACCACTTGCTTGGGTTTGGAATTGCAGGACGATCCATTCCTGCCCACACGCAACCAATTCATGTTTGGAATGTTCACCGTCGCCAGTGTGATTTATCGCTGGGTGGTGGTCTTTTCGATCGTATGGTTTGTGATGCAGGTTCTCGAGCCTTACGGCTTGCAAGCACTTGGACGGATTTTGGCCGTGATCGGCTTCTCGGGTTTGGTCGCTCAACCCGTCATTCAAACGTGGAAATTCATCCGCACTCCTGGGAGATTGTCAAAAGTGAAACGCGGGCCGTTGTTAACTTCGCTCGCCGTGTTGGGCGTGATCATCGCCGCGGTGTGCTACATCCCATTGCCTCACCACATTGATGCGGCATTCGAAATTCGTCCCAGTCGCGCCGGGATGGTTTACGCCGGCGTCGTCGGACGAGTGGAGGAAACCGTGCCGGTTGGGACGCTTGTCAGCACCGGCGACACGATTGCATTGCTGAAGAACCCAGAACTCGAAATTCGTTTGGCTGACCTTCACGGTGAACGCAAACTCGCTCAGGTGCAGCTAGCGAACTTGAAGTCGCGTCGATTGGACGATGCGTCGGCAAAGATTCAGATCGAAACTCAGGAAGAAATGCTCGACTCGATCGAAGCGTTGCTTGCCAAGACTCAAGAGGAACTGGACCGTTTGACCGTGCGAGCCAAACGGGATGGTTTTGTACTTCCTCCACCAGAAAAGAAGGAACAAGATCCTGGTGATGGGCGTCTACCAAGTTGGAGTGGGACACCGCTTCAAGAACGAAACCGAGGCGCGTTGCTGACAGCGGATGATTTGATCTGTGAGATTGGATCGCCCGAAGCATTCGAAGCTGTGTTGATCATCGACCAAGGTGACCGGCAGCTGGTTCGCGAATCGCAAGAGGTGGATCTGAAGCTTGATTCGCGGCGATTGGAAACGTTCCACGGTTCAATCGAAGAGATCTCAAAGAAGCCACTCGAAGCCGCCTCGGCTTCGATGTCGAGCCAGACCGGCGGCAGCTTGCAAACCGAGATCGATCCCAAAACCGGACAAATCAAACCTCGTAGTGTTTCGTATCAAGCTCGCGTGCCGATCGATGGAATCGAAATGCCATTGCGACCGGGATACCGTGGCGCGGCCAAGGTTCACGTGGACCCCATGTCGCTTGGATCACGTTTATGGCGAGTGATCATTAAAACTTTTAACTTTGACTTCTGA